A DNA window from Methanobacterium spitsbergense contains the following coding sequences:
- a CDS encoding zinc ribbon domain-containing protein has product MDENKSNNLITCNKCDAEVPEGSKFCVECGVAIGTVNDIVTESSEDIINCPNCNEDVEARLKFCPECGTKIQTNAPSPLNTCTYCDADVEVGLKFCTECGKKIRHSKGTLKRDKSNWLDKSLVTINKSSQSLLKNVDNLIDNNIKKSRVPPNVKIEQFKPVRIKGIDNPNPGYLLCDQCGGVYKLKSFESRDDFSVHCECGGKITYLKNLSKT; this is encoded by the coding sequence ATGGATGAAAATAAATCAAATAATCTTATAACGTGCAATAAATGTGATGCAGAAGTTCCTGAAGGAAGTAAATTTTGTGTAGAATGTGGGGTGGCCATCGGGACAGTAAATGATATTGTTACAGAATCCTCAGAGGATATTATTAATTGTCCTAATTGCAACGAGGATGTTGAAGCAAGACTTAAATTCTGCCCAGAATGTGGAACTAAAATTCAAACTAATGCTCCTAGCCCACTAAATACATGCACTTATTGTGATGCTGATGTTGAAGTAGGACTTAAATTCTGCACGGAATGTGGGAAAAAAATTAGACATTCTAAAGGAACTTTAAAGAGAGACAAGTCTAACTGGCTTGATAAATCTTTAGTAACTATTAATAAATCAAGTCAGAGTTTACTAAAAAATGTAGACAATCTTATAGATAATAATATAAAAAAATCTCGAGTACCTCCAAACGTTAAAATTGAGCAGTTTAAGCCCGTGCGAATAAAAGGAATCGATAACCCAAATCCCGGGTATTTACTATGTGATCAATGTGGTGGTGTTTATAAACTTAAATCATTTGAAAGTAGAGATGATTTCAGTGTCCATTGCGAATGTGGAGGTAAAATAACATATCTCAAAAATTTGTCAAAAACATGA
- a CDS encoding potassium channel family protein — protein sequence MNLVILDRMKNYKIGLFVEGIILVLMLSDIFLLTSLLFFSVSPEVYTMIVYFDLCVVLILIPEFLYRFSKADDKKQFMRSNWTDILGMVPEILVGPISTGFRYFRLIRIIKILALFKKEIRHLLDLLHKTKIDYGIFIVLLILLSSATVLYLVEYGVNGDINSFDDAFWYLLVTVTTVGYGDIYPKTDVGRVIGAIIMFTGIGFMSFLTATITSAIVKSNNDNKSDELHNKIDKLHSEIKELKEVIKSNK from the coding sequence TTGAATTTGGTTATATTGGATAGGATGAAGAATTATAAAATAGGTTTGTTTGTAGAGGGGATTATTTTAGTATTGATGCTTTCTGATATTTTTTTGTTAACTTCTTTATTGTTCTTTTCAGTAAGCCCTGAAGTCTATACAATGATTGTATATTTTGATCTATGTGTTGTATTGATATTAATTCCTGAATTTTTATACCGTTTTTCGAAAGCGGATGATAAAAAACAGTTTATGCGTAGTAATTGGACGGATATTCTTGGTATGGTCCCTGAGATATTAGTTGGTCCTATAAGTACTGGTTTCCGTTATTTTAGATTAATACGCATTATTAAGATTCTTGCATTATTTAAGAAAGAAATACGACATTTATTGGATTTGTTACATAAAACCAAAATTGACTATGGTATTTTCATTGTTTTATTGATTTTATTAAGTAGTGCTACGGTACTTTATTTAGTGGAATATGGCGTAAATGGAGATATAAACAGCTTTGATGATGCATTTTGGTATTTATTAGTAACTGTAACAACTGTAGGGTATGGAGATATTTATCCTAAAACCGATGTTGGAAGGGTAATAGGAGCAATTATAATGTTCACAGGAATTGGATTTATGAGCTTTTTAACAGCTACTATCACATCAGCAATAGTAAAAAGCAATAATGATAACAAATCCGATGAACTCCACAATAAAATAGACAAACTTCATTCAGAAATAAAAGAACTTAAAGAAGTCATCAAATCGAATAAATAA
- a CDS encoding tetratricopeptide repeat protein — MSKKSVVGLYSKDLMYYELGDPDRALEIINHLLYLEPDDIFSLILKLIIYRKQGSPQTAMKICKRIIEIDEKNALAWANMAWLYYTENQYEKVIEAAKKSLNIDPDNADANAYALFYGSKAAKKTENLNLASEWEEKLSDLNVKKIIREKDLQTKLIKEPWRIEKVLGKDIKFKEKEYALKDRKRIDLLYKSIITGDFIIFELKVVPATSKTYKQITGYMDAIKTIEPEKNVKGIVLSLGYDKTFKNLIDKNPHVSQMDFRKLGLEV; from the coding sequence ATGAGCAAAAAATCTGTGGTTGGTTTATATTCTAAAGATTTAATGTATTATGAACTTGGTGATCCAGATCGTGCATTGGAGATTATTAATCATTTACTGTATTTGGAACCGGATGATATTTTTTCCTTAATTTTAAAACTTATTATTTATAGGAAGCAAGGGTCTCCTCAAACTGCAATGAAGATATGCAAGCGAATCATTGAAATTGATGAAAAAAATGCATTGGCATGGGCTAATATGGCATGGCTTTACTATACTGAGAATCAATATGAAAAAGTTATCGAAGCTGCAAAAAAGTCTTTAAACATTGACCCTGACAATGCAGATGCTAATGCTTATGCATTATTCTATGGATCAAAAGCTGCTAAAAAAACTGAAAATCTTAATTTGGCAAGTGAATGGGAAGAGAAGTTAAGCGATCTAAATGTGAAAAAGATAATACGTGAAAAAGATCTACAAACTAAACTTATAAAAGAACCATGGCGAATAGAAAAAGTATTAGGTAAAGATATAAAGTTTAAAGAAAAAGAATACGCTCTAAAAGACAGGAAAAGGATTGATTTACTATATAAAAGTATTATAACTGGTGATTTTATAATATTCGAACTTAAAGTTGTTCCTGCTACCAGTAAAACATATAAACAAATTACAGGATACATGGATGCTATAAAAACAATAGAACCTGAAAAAAATGTTAAGGGTATTGTACTAAGCTTAGGGTATGATAAAACCTTTAAAAATTTGATTGATAAAAATCCCCATGTTTCTCAAATGGATTTTAGAAAATTAGGATTAGAAGTTTAA
- a CDS encoding MrcB family domain-containing protein, with protein MFGDDFKLILDNYLNEKVKNFKDNKFAERMRSDFTNNLKNNVDKFIDVDNYEIKISHGQGRWATIPWEGIRNFECSITFQDGLYVVYLFRKDMSGIYLSLNQGVTNIRGDKFEILQSRASNLKTNLKTIPKGFNENPIDLKDRSSKTRLYEAGNIISRFYSFDDLSNDSDIKKDIGAILETYESIIPYYKSLANWEAYKLFVESIKSVKESYNKAEDKKVFEKYGHIFHPDNLDKLSKEDFVSFLSFKNNKHWHGIQRLSTTITQDMDKLKEGLKILLDESKPINERFNELMPLKGNNYVKGLGRAILTPILSVVYPTEYGVYNSKAELAMDKTDFKPKFDKNISFGEEYSRINEILVKLAKENDLTLLQLDEVWDIIVGHFDHEPKIYWVTIGKDLQSNYGICMDNNVWGIKEENRTKATKLKLGDYLLIYSSKFGFTLCKIESDTFEGNSVLWSDDPYPIRVDISDPIYHEDNKPDEIHKCLLDANNVPYKNGSAWGRAIGGAGGILREIKSNEIECLFDKLGWNYPIVSVEQMEPLFLNPLDIDTKDIKLKEGILENICALLNSGKHILLTGPPGTGKTDLAKHIANGIVEKKFSEGYILTTATSDWSTFDTIGGYMPEENDDSLSFYEGKFLQAIKENKTLIIDEINRSDIDKAFGQLFTVLSGQGVELPFISDKEHVKIIPNDGEIKSCLQVAEYSVGNNWRIIATMNIFDKNSLFEMSYAFMRRFAFVYIDLPEDIDYKNLIKEWTSDIDNGYTDLIDNLLKINDFRPMGPAILKDICEFVKARVQLSDSKNNINTEILVQAFISFIVPQLEGLLLTEIKEIWKSLDEYLKQDPEIIKRFKETGFNMGT; from the coding sequence ATGTTTGGTGATGATTTTAAACTGATTTTAGATAATTATCTTAACGAAAAAGTTAAAAATTTTAAAGATAATAAATTTGCAGAGAGAATGAGGTCGGATTTTACTAATAATCTTAAAAATAACGTTGATAAGTTTATAGATGTTGATAACTATGAAATTAAGATATCTCATGGACAAGGTAGATGGGCTACTATTCCTTGGGAGGGTATAAGGAATTTCGAATGTTCAATTACCTTTCAAGATGGTCTTTATGTTGTTTATTTATTTAGAAAGGATATGAGTGGAATATATCTATCTCTTAATCAAGGAGTAACAAATATTAGAGGAGATAAATTTGAAATACTACAATCTAGAGCCTCAAACTTAAAAACTAACTTAAAAACGATTCCTAAAGGTTTCAATGAAAACCCTATTGATCTAAAAGATAGAAGTTCTAAAACAAGATTATATGAAGCTGGAAATATTATTTCTCGGTTTTACTCATTTGATGATTTATCAAATGATTCAGATATAAAAAAGGACATTGGTGCTATTTTAGAAACATATGAGTCTATTATACCCTACTATAAAAGTCTTGCTAATTGGGAAGCTTATAAATTATTTGTAGAATCTATAAAAAGTGTTAAAGAATCTTATAATAAAGCAGAAGATAAAAAAGTATTTGAAAAATATGGACATATTTTTCATCCAGATAATCTTGACAAGCTCAGTAAAGAAGATTTTGTGTCGTTTCTTTCATTTAAGAATAACAAACATTGGCATGGGATTCAAAGATTAAGCACCACTATTACTCAGGACATGGATAAACTAAAAGAAGGTTTAAAGATTCTTTTAGATGAGTCTAAACCTATTAATGAACGTTTTAATGAACTTATGCCATTAAAAGGTAATAATTATGTTAAAGGATTAGGTAGGGCGATATTGACTCCAATTTTATCAGTTGTATATCCTACTGAATATGGTGTGTATAATAGTAAAGCAGAGTTAGCAATGGATAAAACAGATTTTAAACCTAAATTTGATAAAAATATTAGTTTTGGTGAGGAATATAGTCGAATAAATGAAATTTTAGTTAAATTAGCTAAAGAAAATGATTTAACTCTTTTACAACTTGATGAAGTCTGGGATATAATTGTCGGTCATTTTGATCATGAGCCTAAAATATATTGGGTAACTATTGGTAAGGATTTACAGTCTAATTATGGAATATGTATGGATAATAATGTTTGGGGTATAAAAGAGGAAAACAGAACCAAAGCAACGAAGTTAAAACTGGGAGATTATCTTTTAATATATTCCTCAAAGTTTGGCTTTACTCTTTGTAAAATAGAATCTGATACATTTGAAGGTAATTCTGTATTATGGTCCGATGATCCTTATCCCATTAGAGTAGATATTTCTGATCCGATTTATCATGAAGATAATAAACCTGATGAAATCCATAAATGTCTATTAGATGCTAACAATGTTCCTTATAAAAATGGAAGTGCATGGGGTAGAGCAATTGGTGGTGCTGGCGGAATTTTAAGAGAGATTAAATCCAATGAAATAGAATGTTTATTTGATAAATTAGGATGGAATTACCCCATAGTTTCAGTTGAACAAATGGAACCTCTATTTTTAAATCCTCTTGATATTGATACAAAGGATATCAAATTAAAAGAGGGAATATTAGAAAATATTTGTGCTCTTCTTAATTCAGGTAAACATATTTTACTTACAGGCCCTCCAGGTACTGGTAAAACTGATCTAGCTAAACACATTGCCAATGGAATAGTCGAAAAAAAGTTTTCAGAAGGATATATATTAACTACAGCTACTTCTGATTGGAGTACATTTGATACCATTGGAGGTTATATGCCTGAGGAAAATGATGATTCTCTTAGTTTTTATGAAGGAAAATTTTTACAAGCAATAAAAGAAAATAAAACACTTATAATAGATGAAATTAATCGTTCGGATATAGATAAAGCATTTGGACAACTATTCACAGTTCTATCCGGTCAAGGAGTAGAATTACCATTTATTTCAGATAAAGAACATGTAAAAATTATTCCAAATGACGGGGAAATAAAATCTTGTCTACAAGTCGCAGAATATTCTGTTGGTAATAATTGGAGAATTATCGCTACAATGAATATTTTTGATAAAAATTCCTTATTTGAAATGTCCTATGCTTTTATGCGACGTTTTGCATTTGTATACATTGATTTACCCGAAGATATTGATTACAAAAATTTAATAAAAGAATGGACTAGCGATATCGATAACGGATATACAGATTTAATTGATAATCTTCTTAAAATCAATGACTTCCGTCCAATGGGACCTGCTATCCTAAAAGACATATGTGAATTTGTTAAAGCAAGAGTACAATTATCAGATTCTAAGAACAACATAAACACTGAAATATTAGTTCAAGCTTTCATTTCATTCATTGTTCCACAATTAGAAGGATTATTACTCACAGAAATAAAAGAAATATGGAAATCCTTAGATGAATACCTAAAACAAGACCCTGAAATTATTAAACGCTTTAAAGAAACCGGATTCAACATGGGAACATAA
- a CDS encoding DUF262 domain-containing protein, with the protein MKKYNTDSIGNMMSQISQNEVYLPAIQRKFVWKYDQIEMLFDSIMRGYPIGTFLFWSVVGDTKDDYTFYKFIQEYHGRDNFFNEVAPKPELKNKIIGVLDGQQRLSSMYIALQGTYAYKKKHYRIESKGAFPKREMYLNLFPTKKLDESIIYEFKFLSKEDYEEFDKDLLWFKIRDDQLWFKVKEILKWEKDPDIDKYYDELIETQHLTNEFINLIKENKARIKKILRILHTRLTNEELINFYELDEQNLDEILDIFVRVNSGGTQLSKSDLLFSTIVARWEKARDEIDFLLKNINQKGEGFEFDNDFIMRACLVLTDAPIVFTVKSFKKDNIYKIMGNWEDIKLSIENMVDLLVDFGFNDKNLTSLNATIPLAYYLMKGGQITKKTKHDLKIYLIQSLIQKIYGGQGDSVLTNMRDALRIKSQEDYILRYKNFDLGNFIQNLELTGNKRFKIGEDDVEDLLENKKGPYTFMILSLLYPNIKFGLVRLHQDHIHPASSFTNAKLNKYGILEEEWKHWQLLKDQLPNLQIMEGSENESKNKTPFKDWLKGENADEIPNVPDIDKFLSDNYIPINTSLEFQDFLKFFERRKAILRDEIRKRLF; encoded by the coding sequence ATGAAAAAGTATAATACAGATTCTATTGGAAATATGATGTCTCAGATATCTCAAAATGAAGTTTATTTACCTGCAATTCAAAGAAAATTTGTATGGAAATATGATCAGATTGAAATGCTTTTTGATTCTATCATGAGGGGTTATCCAATAGGTACTTTTCTTTTTTGGTCAGTCGTAGGTGATACCAAAGATGATTATACTTTTTACAAGTTTATTCAAGAATACCATGGACGAGATAATTTTTTTAACGAAGTGGCCCCTAAACCCGAGCTAAAAAATAAAATAATCGGAGTTCTAGACGGTCAGCAAAGATTAAGTTCAATGTATATTGCTCTTCAAGGTACTTATGCATATAAAAAAAAGCATTATCGAATTGAAAGTAAGGGAGCTTTCCCAAAGAGGGAGATGTATTTAAACCTGTTTCCAACTAAAAAACTTGATGAAAGTATAATTTACGAATTTAAATTTTTATCAAAAGAAGATTACGAAGAATTTGATAAAGATCTACTTTGGTTCAAAATCAGAGATGATCAGTTATGGTTCAAAGTTAAAGAAATTTTAAAATGGGAAAAAGATCCAGATATTGACAAATATTACGACGAATTAATAGAGACTCAACACCTGACAAATGAATTTATTAATTTAATCAAAGAAAACAAAGCTAGAATCAAAAAAATATTGAGAATTCTCCATACAAGACTCACTAATGAAGAGTTAATTAATTTCTATGAGTTAGATGAACAAAATTTAGACGAAATTTTAGATATTTTTGTTCGAGTTAATAGCGGAGGAACACAATTATCAAAATCAGATCTTCTCTTTTCAACTATTGTAGCAAGATGGGAAAAAGCTAGAGATGAAATAGATTTTTTATTGAAAAATATTAATCAAAAAGGGGAAGGATTCGAGTTTGACAATGATTTCATAATGAGAGCCTGCCTTGTGTTAACTGATGCTCCCATAGTTTTCACAGTTAAAAGCTTCAAAAAAGACAATATTTATAAGATAATGGGAAATTGGGAAGATATCAAATTATCAATTGAGAATATGGTTGATTTGTTAGTTGATTTTGGATTTAACGATAAAAATCTCACTTCTTTAAATGCAACTATCCCATTAGCCTATTATTTAATGAAAGGCGGCCAAATAACTAAGAAAACTAAACATGATCTTAAAATTTATCTGATACAAAGCTTAATTCAAAAGATCTATGGTGGTCAGGGAGATAGTGTTTTAACAAACATGAGAGATGCTTTAAGAATAAAAAGCCAAGAAGATTATATCCTTAGATATAAAAATTTTGATCTTGGCAATTTCATTCAGAATCTCGAACTAACAGGTAATAAACGCTTTAAAATTGGTGAAGACGATGTTGAAGACTTATTGGAAAATAAAAAGGGACCATATACATTCATGATACTTTCACTTTTATATCCAAACATCAAATTTGGGCTTGTAAGGTTACACCAGGATCATATCCACCCTGCAAGTTCTTTCACAAATGCAAAACTCAATAAATATGGAATACTCGAAGAAGAATGGAAACATTGGCAATTATTGAAAGACCAGCTACCTAATCTACAAATAATGGAAGGTTCTGAAAACGAAAGTAAAAATAAAACACCATTTAAAGATTGGTTAAAGGGTGAAAATGCTGATGAAATTCCAAATGTTCCAGATATTGACAAATTTTTATCGGATAATTATATCCCTATTAACACAAGTTTAGAATTCCAGGATTTTTTAAAATTCTTTGAAAGAAGAAAAGCCATATTAAGGGATGAAATCAGGAAGAGATTATTTTAA
- a CDS encoding zinc ribbon domain-containing protein, whose product MKIKCSNCGHESEKNKIFCTECGTKIEQISELIESKQVINCPKCSIELPANTKFCTDCGTKIDQQIVLDQEIICPKCSKKLPANSKFCKECGTKIGFDNKSLNEFVSDETIDSIKERGKDIRKEAESLFKKLRE is encoded by the coding sequence ATGAAAATAAAATGTTCAAACTGCGGACACGAAAGTGAGAAAAACAAAATTTTTTGTACTGAATGTGGAACAAAGATAGAACAAATATCAGAACTTATTGAGTCTAAACAAGTAATAAATTGTCCTAAATGTTCTATAGAATTACCGGCTAATACTAAATTTTGCACAGACTGCGGTACAAAAATTGATCAACAGATAGTTTTAGATCAAGAAATAATATGTCCCAAATGTTCTAAAAAACTTCCCGCCAATAGTAAGTTCTGTAAAGAGTGTGGAACGAAAATTGGATTTGATAATAAATCTCTTAATGAATTTGTAAGTGATGAAACAATTGATTCTATAAAGGAAAGGGGAAAAGATATCAGGAAAGAAGCCGAAAGTTTATTTAAAAAATTAAGAGAATAA
- a CDS encoding endonuclease/exonuclease/phosphatase family protein produces the protein MRILNFNIRFGGEKRTYKIVDYFLNNDFDMIVLTEFIKNDNGKEIIAKLVEKGYKTQPSNENGEFGSFIASKEEFITKNVEDIWVEVYIPIMDLYVLGVYVPDKSGSQKNLFWKKILDYAEKQVDNKVLITGDFNSCTKADSSNKTEYNAKDLMKLEELG, from the coding sequence ATGAGAATTTTAAATTTCAACATTCGATTCGGTGGGGAGAAACGAACATATAAAATTGTGGATTACTTTTTGAACAATGATTTTGATATGATTGTACTCACAGAATTTATTAAAAATGATAACGGTAAAGAAATTATAGCTAAATTAGTTGAGAAAGGGTATAAAACTCAACCATCTAATGAAAATGGTGAGTTCGGTTCATTTATTGCAAGTAAAGAGGAATTTATAACCAAGAATGTTGAGGATATATGGGTTGAAGTTTATATTCCCATCATGGATTTATATGTGCTTGGAGTATATGTTCCAGACAAGTCAGGATCTCAAAAGAATTTATTTTGGAAGAAAATATTAGATTACGCTGAGAAGCAAGTTGATAATAAAGTACTGATAACAGGTGACTTTAACAGTTGCACAAAAGCAGATTCTTCAAATAAAACAGAATACAATGCCAAGGATTTGATGAAACTAGAAGAATTAGGATAA
- a CDS encoding M48 family metallopeptidase translates to MASEQLLMLNPNEYEHKLDRKALETLEKTPGLKKFGINQMKDVEKQVRLIHTGSSIKVTHNHFSEIHEILQEACNNIYLKKIPDMYINSGWDINASTIGSKEPIIMLNSGAVEYLTPEELLCVIGHEAGHIKSGHTTYKNMVNTFSYWSSIITDITLGFGGLLQESLQKALNYWSQMSEFTADRAGLLACQDIEVAIHVEMKLSGVPPKLYDKMDTDEFINQAKEFMSLDSDLSYKTYKTLFNLDLDHPWSVMRAFELMKWVEKGKYQQLLDIHCKKNIEDLDKICLKCGAEFNCDQTFCGICGSKHHRTCTECGSKIKGKEKFCGVCGNELWAR, encoded by the coding sequence ATGGCCAGTGAACAACTTTTAATGCTAAATCCTAATGAGTATGAACATAAACTGGATAGAAAAGCTCTTGAAACATTAGAAAAAACTCCAGGATTAAAGAAATTCGGCATAAATCAAATGAAAGATGTGGAAAAACAAGTAAGATTAATTCATACTGGTAGCTCAATTAAAGTCACACACAATCATTTTTCTGAAATTCATGAAATATTACAAGAAGCCTGTAATAATATTTACCTTAAAAAAATTCCAGATATGTACATAAATAGCGGTTGGGATATCAATGCAAGTACTATCGGCTCAAAAGAACCAATAATAATGCTCAACTCAGGAGCGGTTGAATATTTAACTCCAGAAGAACTTTTATGTGTAATAGGGCATGAAGCAGGCCATATCAAAAGCGGTCATACAACATACAAAAATATGGTTAATACATTTTCTTATTGGAGTTCGATAATTACTGATATTACACTTGGTTTTGGTGGACTATTGCAAGAATCTTTACAGAAGGCTTTAAACTATTGGAGTCAAATGTCTGAATTTACAGCAGACAGAGCAGGATTACTAGCTTGTCAAGATATTGAAGTTGCCATACATGTTGAAATGAAATTAAGCGGTGTTCCACCAAAACTCTATGATAAAATGGACACCGATGAATTTATAAATCAAGCCAAAGAATTCATGAGCCTAGATTCAGATCTTTCATACAAAACGTATAAAACATTGTTTAATTTGGATTTAGACCATCCTTGGTCCGTTATGAGGGCATTTGAGCTTATGAAATGGGTAGAAAAAGGAAAATACCAACAACTACTTGATATTCATTGCAAAAAGAATATTGAAGATTTAGACAAAATCTGTCTAAAATGTGGGGCTGAATTTAATTGCGATCAAACCTTTTGTGGAATATGTGGATCAAAACATCATCGAACATGTACTGAATGTGGATCTAAAATAAAAGGAAAAGAAAAATTCTGTGGGGTATGTGGAAATGAATTATGGGCTCGTTAA
- a CDS encoding zinc ribbon domain-containing protein, translating to MSEYPDKLASWLGIWGVINLILAFPYGVLILIFAVAIYITKSPMIMNAFGWLWLILAIPQFFAGFMFPWLFILAIINAIFAIGVISETKKYEKGKVVAKSKSGYQKNLNLDNKSNMESLSNNYCSECNYKLNKKDKFCPDCGNKVYSNIY from the coding sequence ATGAGTGAATATCCAGATAAGTTAGCTAGTTGGTTAGGAATTTGGGGCGTAATTAATCTAATTTTAGCTTTTCCATATGGAGTTTTAATATTGATTTTTGCTGTCGCAATCTATATAACAAAAAGCCCTATGATAATGAATGCATTTGGTTGGTTATGGTTAATTTTAGCAATACCTCAATTCTTCGCAGGTTTTATGTTTCCGTGGTTGTTTATATTAGCTATAATCAATGCAATATTTGCAATTGGCGTAATTTCAGAAACAAAAAAATATGAAAAGGGGAAAGTTGTAGCTAAGAGTAAATCAGGATATCAAAAAAATTTAAATTTAGATAATAAGAGCAATATGGAAAGTTTATCAAATAATTACTGTTCTGAATGTAATTATAAATTAAATAAAAAGGATAAATTTTGTCCTGATTGTGGTAACAAAGTTTATAGTAATATTTATTAA
- a CDS encoding tetratricopeptide repeat protein, with translation MDDYNEGKDLYKNGEFNKALIKFKTAQDKNPESLDCLYALGRTFTFIEKYEESLLYYNKILDINANHLKALIGKSLSLSCLNKTIDALSIIDDSLQNSNNGYLWAIKGRLLSLTHENNSEVKNCFQKAFELCDDTPFLYYQKAKACLNELDYKKASNFYNKSIESIENSKCDLDEGIYVTKLLIMFDRGWMYSRIGDYAEALKY, from the coding sequence GTGGATGATTATAATGAAGGGAAAGATCTTTATAAAAATGGAGAGTTTAATAAAGCTTTAATTAAATTCAAAACAGCACAAGATAAGAACCCTGAAAGTTTGGACTGTTTATATGCACTCGGTAGAACTTTTACATTCATTGAGAAATATGAAGAATCACTACTCTATTATAACAAGATTCTTGATATTAACGCTAACCACCTTAAGGCTTTAATTGGAAAATCTTTATCACTTTCATGTTTAAATAAAACAATAGATGCTTTAAGTATAATTGATGATAGTCTACAAAATTCTAATAATGGTTATTTATGGGCGATAAAAGGTCGTTTATTATCATTAACTCATGAAAATAATTCTGAAGTAAAAAATTGTTTTCAAAAAGCTTTTGAATTATGTGATGATACTCCTTTTTTATATTATCAAAAAGCAAAAGCTTGTCTAAATGAGTTAGATTATAAAAAAGCTTCAAATTTTTATAATAAATCAATAGAAAGTATTGAAAATTCTAAATGTGATTTAGATGAAGGAATATACGTAACAAAACTATTAATTATGTTTGATAGGGGTTGGATGTATTCTAGGATAGGCGATTACGCTGAAGCATTAAAATATTGA
- a CDS encoding zinc ribbon domain-containing protein: MVNKRLDRSISQDEDISCPRCSVLNNPNSKFCRECGKPLVESSPTTNDVDISCPRCSVLNNPNSKFCTECGKPLVESSPIKEDKLNERIKGDEDPIGSLIQSWERLVGKRRVSMKSKCPECSAPIHQDSKFCRKCGATIPSTSLSEK; encoded by the coding sequence ATGGTAAATAAGCGTTTAGATAGATCAATAAGCCAAGATGAAGATATTTCCTGTCCTCGGTGTTCTGTGCTTAATAATCCTAATTCTAAGTTTTGCAGAGAATGTGGAAAACCATTAGTAGAGAGTTCTCCTACTACAAACGATGTTGATATTTCCTGTCCTCGGTGTTCTGTGCTTAATAATCCTAATTCTAAGTTTTGTACGGAATGTGGAAAACCATTAGTAGAGAGTTCTCCCATTAAAGAAGATAAACTGAATGAAAGGATAAAAGGAGACGAAGATCCTATAGGATCTCTAATTCAATCATGGGAAAGATTAGTTGGGAAAAGACGTGTGAGCATGAAATCTAAATGCCCAGAATGTTCTGCTCCAATACATCAAGACTCAAAATTCTGCAGAAAATGTGGAGCAACCATACCATCAACCTCCTTATCTGAAAAATGA